One stretch of Podospora bellae-mahoneyi strain CBS 112042 chromosome 2, whole genome shotgun sequence DNA includes these proteins:
- the OTU2 gene encoding OTU protein (EggNog:ENOG503NZP9; MEROPS:MER0400048; BUSCO:EOG09264IPL; COG:O; COG:T) yields MGDAEQLLPVADQPTDPTTTESTQEQKPDDLEAILARHRKELRDLQSRVTQKKKNATKKTRKKVNEECAELERGLKERHEAELAQVTGGGGDAEPEPVSEPEEEGGKDEVETVTEMRVTPSPSPPPPPPPQQQQQQQQQQQQQQQQQQQQQQQQQQKERLARRQAEVEAASAKAQEEASRMTDHGAMEKAHVDGVLKREGLEEVEVRADGHCLFAAVGDQLFRRGVTEELLDYKEVRRRAAEYMGRNRDDFEPFVDLESQSWEEYLRKIRDTSAWGGQPELLALARVFGVGITVVQVPRNEVINREGGEKMLWVVYYWKGSNSGRHYNSLKSVS; encoded by the exons ATGGGCGACGCTGAACAACTTCTCCCGGTGGCCGACCAGCCAACAGATCCAACAACTACAGAAAGTACACAAGAGCAGAAACCCGACGACCTCGAAGCCATCCTGGCGCGCCACCGCAAGGAACTCCGCGACTTGCAGTCGAGGGTGacgcaaaagaagaagaatgcgaCCAAAAAGACGAGGAAAAAGGTTAATGAGGAGTGtgctgagctggagagggggttgaaggagaggcaCGAGGCGGAACTGGCGCAGGTTacgggtggtggcggtgatgcTGAGCCTGAGCCCGTATCAGaacctgaggaggaggggggaaaggatgaggttgagacTGTTACGGAAATGAGGGttacaccatcaccatcaccaccaccaccaccaccaccacaacaacaacaacaacaacaacaacaacaacaacaacaacaacaacaacaacaacaacaacaacaacaacaacaacaa AAGGAAAGATTGGCGAGACGGcaggctgaggttgaggctgcTAGTGCCaaggcgcaggaggaggcgtCGCGGATGACGGATCATGGGGCTATGGAGAAGGCTCATGTTGATGGGGttttgaagagggaggggttggaggaggtggaggttagGGCTGATGGGCATTGTTtgtttgctgctgttggcgaCCAACTTTTTCGGAGGGGGGTGACGGAGGAGTTGTTGGATTAtaaggaggtgaggagacGGGCGGCGGAGTATATGGGCAGGAACAGGGATGATTTTGAGCCGTTTGTGGATTTGGAGAGTCAGAGTTGGGAGGAGTATTTGAGGAAGATAAGGGATACTTCTGCTTGGGGGGGCCAGCCGGAGCTGTTGGCTCTGGCGAGGGTGTTTGGGGTGGGCATTACGGTTGTGCAGGTGCCGAGGAATGAGGTTATCAatagggaggggggggagaagatgctGTGGGTGGTTTATTATTGGAAGGGGAGTAATTCGGGGAGGCATTATAACTCTTTGAAGTCTGTCTCTtag